TCGGCCGCGGGCGCGCCGCCCGTGGTCGCAGGCGACTCCGCCGCGCCGGTGTCGGCCGCGGGGGCCTCAGCCGCGGGGACGTCAGCCGTGGGGACGTCAGCCGTGGGCGCGCCGCCCGTGGTTGCAGGCGACTCCGCCGCGCTGGTGTCGGCCGCGGGGGCCTCAGCCGCGGGGGCCTCGGCCGCGGGGGCCTCCGGGGCATCGCCCGTCGCCACCGCTTCCGCGGTCGTTGCGGGGCTCTCCGCCGCCTGATCCTGGGCGACAAGCAAACCGCATGCGCACAGCCCCAGGACCGCCGCTGATACTGTGATCCAGCTTCTCACTATCTCATCCTCCTTTCCCGTTTCGATGAGATATTCTCTCGCGCTGACGAGTCGATCGTCGGGAAAAAGTATACCCCTGTTTCGCCGGCGTTGTCGACAAAAAAAACGTCGGCCCGAAGCGCCCCGGTACGCGCCTTCCCCGGGCGTCCGGGGCGTGTGCCCGCGCCGCCCCCGGGTCGGCTCAGACGGTGAGATAGGGGCGTATCCGCCGCACTATCCCCTTCCCGATGCCCGGGACCCGGTCGAGGTCGTCCAGGCTCCCGAACCAGCCGTGGGCGTTCCGGAACGCGATGATCCGGGACGCGCGCAGGGGACCGATGAGGGGGAGCGCCTCGAGGGCCTTCTGCGTGGCGCGGTTGACGTCGATCACGGGCGTCTTCATCGCAGCCCTTTCACCTTTCCCCGCGGCACGCGGGGGACCCGCCGCACGACCCCCAGTGTAGTCCCGCCCGCGGCGTGGGTCAACCGTGTCGCAGGCCGATGTCGCAGGCCGGAAAGAGGGCGATCGTCGCGTGCGAGGAGCGCGGGGAGGAGGGGAAAATGGGTGCCACGGTTGCGCCGGGCGGGTATAATAACGGCGATTGAAAGGAGCGGGGGATGCAGGAGAGCGGCGTGACGATCGATGAGAACGCGAAGGTGTCCATCCCCCGGGAACTGGGCATCCTCCCGCTTCGCGACACGGTCATCTTCCCCTTCATGATCACCCCGCTCCTCGTGGGGCGCGAGAAGTCGGTGCGGCTCATCAACGACTGCCTCGCGGGCGAGAAGATCGTCGGGCTCGTCACCCAGCGCGCCACCGGGCTCGAGGACCCCTCCGCGTCGGACCTGTACGCGTTCGGGACCGCCTGCAGGATCCACAAGATGATCCGCTACCCCGACCATCGGGTGAATATCATCGTGCAGGGCCTCCAGCGGTTCCGCGTGGAGCGCTTCATCCAAGAGGAGCCGTACTTCAAGGCCGCGATCCTCCCGATCGAGGAGGTCGTGGCGTCCGACATGGAGTTCCAGGCGCTCACCCGAAGCGTCTCGAACCAGTTCCAGAAGATCCTCTCCCTGGCGCCGCTCCCCTCCAAGGAGCTGCAGATGTCGGTGCTGAACATCACCGAGCCCGGCAAGCTCGCCGACTTCATCATCGCGAACATGGACGTCGAGCTCGCGCGCAAGCAGGAGCTCCTCGAGGAGCTCGACGTGAAGGCGCGCCTGAAACGGCTCCTCTTCATCATCGACAAGGAGCTGGAGATCCTCGAGCTGGGGACGAAGATCCAGTCGAGCGTGCAGAGCACCATCTCGAAGGGGATGCGCGAGCACTACCTGCGCGAACAGCTCAAGGTGATCCAGAAGGAGCTCGGCGAGGGAGACGAACAGTCGCGGGAGGTGCGCGAGTTCGAGACGGCGATCACGCGGGCGAAGATGCCCCGGGAGGTCGAGGAGGCCGCGCGCAGGGAGCTCGGCCGCTTCGCGACGATCAACCCCGCCGCCGCGGAGTACACGGTGTCGAAGACCTACCTCGAATGGCTCACCGGCCTCCCCTGGTCGGTCTTGACGAAGGACTCCCTCGACGTCCGCCGCGCCGGGAGGATCCTCGACCGGGACCATTACGATCTCGAGAAGGTGAAGGAGCGCATCCTCGAGTACCTCGCGGTGCGGAAGATCAAGAGGGACTCGAAGGGGCCGATCCTCTGCTTCGTCGGCCCGCCGGGGGTGGGGAAGACCTCGCTCGGACGCTCGATCGCCGCGGCGATGGGGAGGAGGTTCGTCCGCGTATCGCTCGGGGGGGTCCGGGACGAGGCGGAGATCCGGGGGCACCGGCGCACCTACGTCGGCGCCCTCCCGGGGCGGATCATCCAGAACATCAAGAAGTGCGGGGCGCGGAACCCGGTCTTCATGATCGACGAGGTGGACAAGATCGGCGTCGACTTCAGGGGGGACCCGTCGAGCGCCCTCCTCGAGGTGCTCGACCCGGAGCAGAACTTCAGCTTCTCCGACCACTACCTCGAGGTCCCGTTCGACCTGTCGCAGGTGATGTTCATCACCACGGCGAACATCCTCGACCCGATCCCGTCGGCGCTCAGGGACCGGATGGAGGTGATCGAACTCCCCGGGTACACCGAGGAGGAGAAGGTCGCGATCGCGCGCGGCTACCTGATCCCGCGGCAGCTCGCCGAGCACGGCCTCACCTCCAAGACGCTCTCCTTCTCGAAGGACGCCCTCCTCGGGATCATCCGCGACTACACCCGCGAGGCGGGGCTCCGGAACCTCGAGCGCGAGATCGGGGCCGTCTGCCGCAAAATCGCCAAGGGGGTGGCGCAGGGCCGGACCCGGCGGACGACGGTGACCCGCCCCCGGCTCGGGCGCTACCTGGGGCCGGTGCGGTTCTTCTCGGAGCTCGCCGAGCGGACCGCCGAGCCCGGCGTGGCCATCGGGCTCGCCTGGACCCCCGCGGGCGGGGAGATACTCTTCATCGAGGCCAAGCGGATGAAGGGGCGGAAGGGGCTCATGCTCACCGGCCAGCTCGGCGAGGTGATGAAGGAGTCGGCGTGGGCGGCGCTCTCCTACGTGCGCTCCAACGCCGTGCGGCTCGGGCTTCCGCCCGACTTCTTCGAGCGGAGCGACCTGCACATCCACGTGCCGGCGGGGGCGATCCCGAAGGACGGCCCCTCCGCGGGGGTGGCCATCGCCGCGGCGCTCGTCTCGCTGCTCGCGGGCCGGCCGCTGGCCTCCGACACGGCGATGAGCGGCGAACTGACGCTCGCGGGGAAGGTCCTCCCCGTCGGCGGCGTGAAGGAGAAGGTCCTCGCGGCGCGGAGCGCGGGCCTGAAGCGGGTCATCCTCCCCGAGAAGAACCGCAAGGACCTCGTGGAGATCCCGGCGGTCCTGCGACGCTCGCTCTCCTTCTCGTTCGTCCGCGACCTGTCCCAGCTTCTCGACCGGGTCTTCCCGCGCGCCCAGTCGAAGGAGCCGCCTCGCAGGCGGCGCGCGGGGGGCCCGGATGCCTGACCCCCGCGTGCGCAGGATCGGCCTCCTGACCGGGGGGGGCGACTGCCCAGGCCTCAACGCCGCCATCCGGGCGGTGGTCAAGGCCGCGGTCCACGACTACGGCATCTCCGTGGCGGGTTTCCATGACGGGTTCGCCGGGCTTGTCGAAAACCGCGCCCGGGAGCTCTCCTACAACGACGTGTCGGGCATCCTCACCTGTGGCGGCACCATCCTCGGCACCTCGAACACCGCAGACCCGTTTCGCTACCGCGTCGGGAAAGGGCGCCGGGCGGCCTGGCGCGACCTCTCCGCGCGGGCGATCCGCAACGCCCGGCGCCGCGGGATCGAGGCGCTCGTCTGCATGGGGGGGGACGGGACGCTCACCATCGCCCGGCGCCTGGCCGCGCAAGGCCTCCCCTGCATCGGGATCCCCAAGACCATCGACAACGACCTCCGCGAGACCGACGTGACCTTCGGGTTCGACTCGGCGGTCGAGACGGCGACGGAGGCGATCGACCGGCTCCGCACCACCGCCGAGTCGCACCACCGCGTGATGGTGGTGGAGGTGATGGGGCGCTACGTCGGCTGGCTCGGCCTCTTCGCCGGGATCGCGGGGGGCGGGGACGTCATCCTCATCCCGGAGATCCCGTACCGCGTCGAGGCGGTCTGCGACGCGGTGCGGAAACGCTCGCGGAGGGGGAGGCGCTACAGCATCGTCGTCGTCTCCGAGGGGGCGATGCCGCGCGGCGGCGGGCGCACGGTGGACCGGGTCGTCGACGGGAGTCCCGATCCGGTGCGCCTCGGCGGGATCGGCAAGGAGATCGCGCGCCAGGTCGAAACGCGGACCGGCATCGAGGCGCGCGTCGCCGTGCTCGGCCATCTCCAGCGCGGGGGCCAGCCGACGGCGTTCGACCGGGTCCTCGCCACGCGGCTCGGAACGGAGGCGGCGCGCCTCGCGGCCGGCGGGATCTTCGGGCGGATGGTGGCCGTCCGCGGGGGAGGGGTGACCTCGGCGACGCTCGCGAAGGCGACGGCGGGCCTCAAGCGGGTGCCGCCCGGCCACCCGCTCGTCAGGGCGGCGCGCGCGATGGGCGCGAGTTTCGGAATATGACCGGTTCACTGCGCGAGCGTTGCAGGGCGTTGCTCGCCGCCAATACGTCCAACCACGCGATCGCCCTCGGGCTGGCCGTCGGGGTCTGCGTGAGCTTCTTCCCCGTCTACGGCCCCCAGATACCCGCCTGTCTGGCCCTCCTGCTGATCTTCAGGAGCTTGAACAAACCGGCCGTCCTGCTCGGGGTCCAGTTCTCGTGGCTCTACCCGGCGGTGGTCTGGCTCGACTACCGGGCGGGGCGGATGCTGGTGCCGGGGGACTACTCGTGGGTCGTCTGGCCCACCCTCGCGGAGATGCGCCGGCAGGGCTTCGGCGCGGTGTGCGCACGCCTGGCGGTCACGGTGAGGGACCTGTTCCCGATGATGCTCGCCGGGAGCGTCGCGGCGGGGATCGCCGCCGGCGCGTGCACCTACCTCGCCGCCCGCGCGCTCCTGAACCTCTTCCGGAAACGGCCGGCGCCCGACGGCGGGCGGGCCGAATGCGGGGATCGCCACGGAGACTCGACATGACCGAGCCGCTCTCCTCGACGCCGCAGATCATCCTCATCGCGGGGGTGCTCTTCTTCTTGAGCGTCCTCACCAACCGGCTCTCCGAGCGTTTCGGCGTGCCCGCCCTCCTGATGTTTCTCGCGGTCGGGATGCTGGCCGGCTCCGAGGGGGTCGGCGGCATCTACTTCGACAACGCCGCCGTGGCCAACTTCGTGGGGGTGTTCGCCCTCGCCTATATCCTCTTCTCCGGGGGGTTGGACACGGACTGGCGGGCCGTGCGCCCCGTGCTCTGGCGGGGGCTGACGCTCGCCACGCTGGGTGTCGCCGTCACGGCGGCCCTCGTCGGCCTGTTTGCGTGGCTGCTGCTGGATCTGACGCTGAAGGAGGGGATGCTCCTCGGGGCCATCGTCTCCTCCACGGATGCCGCCGCCGTCTTCGCCCTGATGCGGGCCCGCGGCGTGGGTTTGAAAGGGCACCTCAAGCCCCTCCTCGAACTCGAGTCCGGGAGCAACGACCCGATGGCGGTGTTTCTCACGACGGCGCTCATCGGCACGATCGTGAACCCGGTCGGCTCGTGGGCGCAGTTTCTGCCGAGACTGCTCGTCAACATGTCGTGCGGGTGCCTGGTGGGCCTCGCCGTGGGCTTCATGGCCTCCTTCGCCCTCAACCGCCTGCGCCTGGAATACGAGGGGCTCTATCCGGTCTTGAGCATGAGCATCGTGCTCCTCGCCTACGGGCTCGCCGAGACGCTCCGGGGCAACGGCTTCATCTCCGTCTACATGTGCGGGATCATCATGGGGAACAAGGAGTTCCTCCATAAGCGCTATCTGATGCAGTTCCACGACGGGCTGGCGTGGTTGATGCAGATCATCCTGTTCCTCGCGCTCGGGCTCCTGGTCTTCCCCTCCCGCCTGCTGCCGGTCGCGAAACCGGCCATGCTTCTGGCGGCGTTCCTGATGTTCGTCGCCCGTCCGGTCGCGGTGTACGCCGGGCTCTGGCGGAGCCGGTTCACCCTCCCGGAGAGGACGCTCGTCGCCTGGACCGGCCTGCGCGGCGCGGTGCCGATCGTGCTCGCGACCTTCCCATTCCGGGCCGGTTACCAGCGCTCGGACATGATGTTCAACATCGTCTTCTTCATCGTGCTCACCTCGGTGCTTTTGCAGGGCAAGACCCTCATGACGGTGGCGCGGTGGCTGGGGGTGGACAGGCCCCTGCGCCCCCGGTTGCGCTATCCGATCGAGTTCGAGTGGCAGCCGGGGATGCACAGCCGGACCCGCGAAATCGATATCCCCGCCTCCGGCGCGGTCGTCGGGAAGCAGGTCTCCGAACTCGATCTCCCGGGAGAGGTGCTGATCCTCCTCATCAGGAGGGGGCAGGAGTTCGTGGTGCCGAAGGGGCAGACGCGGATCGAGGCGTACGACACCCTCATGTGCATGGCGAACGGGGAAGACCTCCGGAAGGCGCAGGCCGTGCTCACCGCCCCGGCGGCGCACGAGGAGGAGGGCGGCGCATGACGCCCGGTCTCGAGGCGCGGGTCGACGCGCCTTCGCGGCCGTCCGACGGGCCGGCCGGGAAAGATCCGGGGGCCGGGGGAAGACCCCTGCTCTTTTCCGTGAGCGCGCCGCGCGAGAAGTGCGCGGCGCTCCCCGGCGCCGCGTGCGCGCTGCCACATCGGCGATGCGAGGGAGTCCGCACGAATGCCGCGCATCGCGCGGCGCGGATGATGCCCCTGATCGCCCTGTGCGCCGCGCACGGGTGCGTCTCCGGGCCGCGGGAGGCGATGCGGATCGACGGGCGCTTCGACGACTGGGCCGGGGTCCGTCCGGCGTGCGTCGATCCGCGCGGCGACGGGGGGCACTCGGGCGTCGACTTCGGGCGGGTGTGGATCTGTGACGACCGCGACGCGCTCTATTTTCGCTTCGACACAGGGAAAGAGATATCCCTCCAGTCGAGGAACGGCATCGCGCTGTATCTCGACACCGACGACTCCGCCGAAACCGGCATTCCGGTCGGGGGGATCGGTGCCGATGTCTCCTGGCGCTTCGGCGCGCGGGAGGGGGTCGACCACCGCTTCGCCCCCGCGAGGATCTTCAACGCCTACGAGGCCGGCATGGTGACCGGCCCCACGGTGACCTCGCGGGAGCACGAGGTCAAGATGCGGAAGGACGCCGGCACGAGGGCCGTCCGATGGCTCCTGCGCGACGAGGGGGACGGCCGAGGCGACATCGCGCCGGACCAGGGCGCGGCGGGGCGCTACGAGTTTACGGGGGCGGAGGTCACCCGTACCGGGGCGCGCCCGCTCGCGAAGCGCTCGGCGCGGGACGTGCGGGTCGTCAGCAACAACGTCTACGAGGACAACATCTTCAACCGGGAGGCGGAATTCTCCCGCATCCTGAACGCGCTCGCCCCGGACGTGCTCGCCCTCCAGGAGATCAGGAGGCACCGCGCCGCACAGGTCGCGGAGGTCGTGACGCGAATGACGGGCGGCGCCTGGCACACGGCCGACCACGCGGACTGCTTCACCCTCAGCCGCTACCCGGTGCTGAGCGCCACGAAGGTCGCCGCCGGCATCGGCGCGCTCCTCGACCTCCCCGACGAAACCTATGCCCGCGACCTCTTCCTCGTCAACCTCCACCTCGGGGCCGGCACGAAGGACGAGCGCCGGCAGCGGGAGGTCGACGAGGTCGTCGCCGCGCTCCGCGACCTGAGGGCGCCGGGGCGCCCCGGCTCGCTGCCCCCCGGCACGCCGATCGTCATCGTCGGCGACCTCAACCTCGTCGGCCTCGCGCGGCAGCTCGCGACGCTGCTGACGGGGGACATCGCCGACGAGGCGCGGTTCGGGCCCGACTCGCCGCCGGACTGGGACGGCACGGCGATGACGGACCTCGCCCCCTCGCACCTCTCCGCCCCGGAGGCGTACACCTGGGCGAACTACCACCGCAGGGGGTTCGGTCCCGGCCGCATCGACTACGTGATCTACGCCGACTCCGCGGTGGCGGTGGCGAACCGCTTCGTCCTGAGCACCGACACGATGTCGGACGCGGACCTCGCCGCGGGCGGCTTGAGGAGAGACGACACCCGGACGGCGAGCGACCATCTGCCCGTCGTCGCCGACCTCGTCCTGCCCTGAGCGGGCGCGTCCGGACCTCCGGGGCGGGAGTTCGTTGTGCCGAAGGGGCGGACCCGGATCGAGGCGTTCGCCACCCTTATGTGCATAACGAACAGGGACGACCCGCAGGGGGCGCAGGCCGTGCCCGCCGCCCCGGCGGGGCAGGCGGAGGAGGGGGGCGCATGACGCCCGGTCTCGACGCGCGGATCGACGCGCTTTCGCGGCGGTTCAACGAGCCGGCCATCCCGGAGCCCTCGATCCGGAAATGGCTCGGGCAGTTCGAGGAGGAGGACCGCCCGGCCGCGCTCCTCCTGCTCGAGCAGATCACGTTTCACACCTACCCCGCCCTCATCGGGGAGTCGCGCCTCCTACACGGCAAGCTGAAGGCGGCGCTCTCGGCGGCGGGGTTCGACGGCGATGGGTTGCGCGACGTAGATTTCACGCGCGAGTTCACCTGCAAAAGCGGGGACATCATCTCCTACATCTACCGGAAGGCGAACCTCATCCCGACGGCCGATTTCAAGACGGTCGACCGGCTCGTCGAGGCCTCCGCGCAGGAGGAGGAAGGGCGCGGCGAACGGGCGCTGGTGATCCTTGACGACTACATCGGCACCGGGTCGCAGTTCATATTCCAGTTCGTCGCGAGAAGCCCGGAGGATATCCGCCTCATCGGGAGCTACAAGCGGGTCTTTCTCTGCTGCGTCGCGGTGCACGAGAAGGCGATCGAAAAGGGGTTCCTCCTGCGGCATGGGAGGATCGAGGAGGTGATCAGGCTCGAGGAGGAGCAGATCCCCGACGTGGACTTCGCGCCGGACGAGAAGCTGTTCCGCGAATCGCTCCGAAAGGTGGACTGGTCCAGGATCGAGCTCGTCCGCCTCCACACGGACGTCTCCATCCTGTCGGAGGAGAACGGCTCCCTCGACCGCGAACAGAAGCGGATCGTGGAGCGGTTTCTGAACAGATACGCGCTCAAGGGGTGCGAGGGCGCGACCAGTTTCCTCTGCGGGAGGCACGCGTTCTTCTACGGCGCGCCCAACGCCGTCCCGGCCGTCCTGCTGCCGCTCTTCACGCGCGTGGAGGATTTCACGGTCTACCCGGACGAGCACTACACCGGGATCACGTCGCAGATCATCGACTACGAAATGGGCGACGGCGGGACGTGCACCATCGTGCGCATTTAGCGCAGACGTTGTATGGAACCGCATCCGGGGGAAGAAGTTATACATTAAGTCGTCCCTGGGACGACTAAACGTATAACTGGTTACCCCGGAATGTGTTGCATACAACGTCTGTGTGATATACTACGCCGAAAGACGGGAGGACTAAATGAAGACCTGGCGGTGGGTGGCGGCAATGGCGTGCGCGATGGCGATCGCGGCGGCGTCGGCGCTGTGCGGCGCGGCGGGCGGGAAGCCGCCGGCGGTGGAATCCGACATCGCGGCGGTCACGGTCTACGCGGACCGCGCGCGGGTGACGCGCCGGGCGGAACTCGCCCTCGACGCGGGGGTGCAGTCGTTCGTCTTCGCCGGGCTCCCGGCGGGTCTCATCGAGAGCTCTTTGCGGGCGCGCGGGGAGGGCGCGGCGGGGGTGACCATCCTGGGGACGGAGATGGAACCCGAGTACCTGGCGGAGGCGCAGGACGCGCGGGTGCGCGAGCTCGAGGGGCGGATCGAGGCGCTCGAGGAGGACGCGCGCGCGCTCGAGGACGAGACGAAGGCGGTGGGGCTCCAGATGAAGTTCGTCGAGTCGATCGGCGCCTCCGTGCCCGAGGGGATATCGAAGGAGATGCTCCTCAGGGAGCCGAACCCGGCGGAGTGGGCCAGGGTGGTGGAGTTCATCGGCAGGGAGCGCGGCGCCCTCGCGCCGAAACTGCGGGAGGGGCGGAAAAAGCATCGCGATCTGATGAAGGAGATCGAGGCGGCGAAGAAGACGCTGGAGCGCATCGTCTCCGAGTCCCCGCGGGAGCGCAAGAACGTCCGCGTGACGCTCGAGGCCGCCTCGAAGGGGCCGTTTCTGCTCGAGCTCTCGTACGTGACCTGGGGCGCGGGATGGGAGCCGCTCTACGACGCCCGCGCCGAGCGCGCCGCGGGGAAGGTTTCGCTGACCTACTGCGCGCAGGTGCGGCAGGCGACGGGGGAGGACTGGACCGACGTCGCGCTGGAGCTCTCCACCTCCCGCCCGTCGGTGAGCGGAAGGCCGCCGGAGCTTGCGCCGTGGTACATCGGCTTCGAAAGGCCGCGCGCGGCCAGGATGATGGCGCTTTCGGCCGCGGCCCCGGTCCCCCTGGGCGAGGCCGCCGAAAAAGCGGACGCGGCGGCCCCCGCGGGCGTGCCCGTCGAGGCGCGGGTCGCCACCGCGGAAATCGGCCGCCGCGGCGAGGCGGTCACCTTCACCGTGAAGCGGAAGGAGACGATCCGGGGCGACAACTCCCTGCACAAGACCGTGATCGCGGAGTTCCCGCTCGTGGCGGAGTACGGCTACCTCTCCGTGCCCAAGCTGGCCGAGTTCGCCTTCCTGACGGCCGAGGTGAAGAACGAGACCGGCTTCCCGCTGCTGGCGGGGGCGGTGCAGATCTTCCTCGGGCCGGAGTTCGTCGGATCGTCCTCGATCGAGCACGTGGAGACCGGCGCGTCGTTCCCCCTCTACCTCGGCATCGACGAGGGGATCCGCGTGAAGCGGAAGCTCCTCGCGGCGGAGACGGAGAAGGGGCTGGTGCGGCGCCGCACGGGGTGGAGGAGCTTCCGCTACCGGATCGAGGTGGAGAATCTGCGGGACCGGACGGAGACGGTCACCGTGCTCGACCAGATGCCGGTCTCGAACTCCCCCGACATCGCGGTGGCGCTCGCCTCGGCGTCGCCGGAGCCGTCGAAGATCGCGGAGTGGGAGACGCCGGGGTCGCTCGCGTGGAGGCTGGAACCGGCTCCGAAGGAGAAGAAGACGGTGGAGTTCGAGTTCACGGTCCAGTACCCGAAGGAGAGGGAGATCGAGGGGCTGGACTGACCGTCGCCACGGAGCGCACGGAGACAGTGGCAGCGTTCTTCGCCGCGGATCCGCGGAAATCCGCGGCGCCGTTGCTTTTCTCCGCGTCCTTTGTGCCCTATGTAACGACGCGCATCCTGCAAGGAGATCCACGATGATCGTGATGAAGTTCGGGGGGACGTCGGTGGGCGGCCCCGAGGCGATGCGGCGGGTGCGCCGGATCGTCGCGGACCGCCTCGCCCTCGACCCGGTGGTGGTGGTCTCCGCGGTGGGGGGGGTCACGAACCTTCTCCTCGAGAACGCGCGGCGTTCGCGGGAGCGCTCGCGGGAGGGGATACGGCTGCTCGAGGAGTTCCGCCGCGTCCACGACCGGATCATCGGCGAGCTCGGCCTCCCCGCGGGGCTCGTGGCGAAGGAGTACACCCAGCTCGCCGAGGTGCTCCACGGCGTCTACTACCTCGGCGAGCTCACCCCGCGGACGCTCGACTACGTGGCCAGCTTCGGCGAGCGCGTCTCGGCAAAGATCATGAGCGCCCTCTTCGAGGCGGGGGGGATCCCGAGCCGGCCGTACACGGGCGCGGAGGCGGGGATCGTCACCAACGACGAGCACGGCAACGCCAGCCCGCTCCCCTCGACCTACGGGATCGTCCGCAGGCGGCTGAAGAGGGCGCGGAAGCTCCCGGTGGTCACCGGGTTCATCGCGCGGAACAGGCGGGGGGAGATCACCACCCTCGGGCGCGGCGGGAGCGATTTCACCGCCGCCATCATAGGGCGCGGCGTGGGCGCGCGGGAGATCCAGATCTGGACCGACGTGGCGGGGATGATGACCGCCGATCCGCGCGTGGTCAAAACGGCGCGCACGATCCCGAGGCTCGGCTTCGACGAGGCCGCCGAGCTGGCCTACTTCGGCGCGAAGGTGCTGCACCCACGGACGATCGAGCCGGCGGTCGAGAAGGAGATCCCGGTGCGGATCCTCTACACCTTCGCGCCCGACGCCCCGGGGACGCTCGTGGTGCGGAAGGCGCCCCGGTCCCGCGGGGCGATCCGCGCCATCGCCTGCAAGAAGCGCAACACCCTCTTCACGCTGCGCTCCACGCGGATGCTGGCCGCGCACGGCTATCTCGCCCGCATCTTCGAGGTCTTCAAGCACTACGCCGTCTCCGTGGACCTGATCGCGACCTCGGAGGTGAGCGTCTCCGTCACGGTGGA
The window above is part of the Chlamydiota bacterium genome. Proteins encoded here:
- a CDS encoding ComEA family DNA-binding protein, with the translated sequence MKTPVIDVNRATQKALEALPLIGPLRASRIIAFRNAHGWFGSLDDLDRVPGIGKGIVRRIRPYLTV
- the lon gene encoding endopeptidase La — its product is MQESGVTIDENAKVSIPRELGILPLRDTVIFPFMITPLLVGREKSVRLINDCLAGEKIVGLVTQRATGLEDPSASDLYAFGTACRIHKMIRYPDHRVNIIVQGLQRFRVERFIQEEPYFKAAILPIEEVVASDMEFQALTRSVSNQFQKILSLAPLPSKELQMSVLNITEPGKLADFIIANMDVELARKQELLEELDVKARLKRLLFIIDKELEILELGTKIQSSVQSTISKGMREHYLREQLKVIQKELGEGDEQSREVREFETAITRAKMPREVEEAARRELGRFATINPAAAEYTVSKTYLEWLTGLPWSVLTKDSLDVRRAGRILDRDHYDLEKVKERILEYLAVRKIKRDSKGPILCFVGPPGVGKTSLGRSIAAAMGRRFVRVSLGGVRDEAEIRGHRRTYVGALPGRIIQNIKKCGARNPVFMIDEVDKIGVDFRGDPSSALLEVLDPEQNFSFSDHYLEVPFDLSQVMFITTANILDPIPSALRDRMEVIELPGYTEEEKVAIARGYLIPRQLAEHGLTSKTLSFSKDALLGIIRDYTREAGLRNLEREIGAVCRKIAKGVAQGRTRRTTVTRPRLGRYLGPVRFFSELAERTAEPGVAIGLAWTPAGGEILFIEAKRMKGRKGLMLTGQLGEVMKESAWAALSYVRSNAVRLGLPPDFFERSDLHIHVPAGAIPKDGPSAGVAIAAALVSLLAGRPLASDTAMSGELTLAGKVLPVGGVKEKVLAARSAGLKRVILPEKNRKDLVEIPAVLRRSLSFSFVRDLSQLLDRVFPRAQSKEPPRRRRAGGPDA
- a CDS encoding 6-phosphofructokinase, giving the protein MPDPRVRRIGLLTGGGDCPGLNAAIRAVVKAAVHDYGISVAGFHDGFAGLVENRARELSYNDVSGILTCGGTILGTSNTADPFRYRVGKGRRAAWRDLSARAIRNARRRGIEALVCMGGDGTLTIARRLAAQGLPCIGIPKTIDNDLRETDVTFGFDSAVETATEAIDRLRTTAESHHRVMVVEVMGRYVGWLGLFAGIAGGGDVILIPEIPYRVEAVCDAVRKRSRRGRRYSIVVVSEGAMPRGGGRTVDRVVDGSPDPVRLGGIGKEIARQVETRTGIEARVAVLGHLQRGGQPTAFDRVLATRLGTEAARLAAGGIFGRMVAVRGGGVTSATLAKATAGLKRVPPGHPLVRAARAMGASFGI
- a CDS encoding DUF2062 domain-containing protein codes for the protein MTGSLRERCRALLAANTSNHAIALGLAVGVCVSFFPVYGPQIPACLALLLIFRSLNKPAVLLGVQFSWLYPAVVWLDYRAGRMLVPGDYSWVVWPTLAEMRRQGFGAVCARLAVTVRDLFPMMLAGSVAAGIAAGACTYLAARALLNLFRKRPAPDGGRAECGDRHGDST
- a CDS encoding potassium/proton antiporter, whose product is MTEPLSSTPQIILIAGVLFFLSVLTNRLSERFGVPALLMFLAVGMLAGSEGVGGIYFDNAAVANFVGVFALAYILFSGGLDTDWRAVRPVLWRGLTLATLGVAVTAALVGLFAWLLLDLTLKEGMLLGAIVSSTDAAAVFALMRARGVGLKGHLKPLLELESGSNDPMAVFLTTALIGTIVNPVGSWAQFLPRLLVNMSCGCLVGLAVGFMASFALNRLRLEYEGLYPVLSMSIVLLAYGLAETLRGNGFISVYMCGIIMGNKEFLHKRYLMQFHDGLAWLMQIILFLALGLLVFPSRLLPVAKPAMLLAAFLMFVARPVAVYAGLWRSRFTLPERTLVAWTGLRGAVPIVLATFPFRAGYQRSDMMFNIVFFIVLTSVLLQGKTLMTVARWLGVDRPLRPRLRYPIEFEWQPGMHSRTREIDIPASGAVVGKQVSELDLPGEVLILLIRRGQEFVVPKGQTRIEAYDTLMCMANGEDLRKAQAVLTAPAAHEEEGGA
- a CDS encoding mucoidy inhibitor MuiA family protein, encoding MKTWRWVAAMACAMAIAAASALCGAAGGKPPAVESDIAAVTVYADRARVTRRAELALDAGVQSFVFAGLPAGLIESSLRARGEGAAGVTILGTEMEPEYLAEAQDARVRELEGRIEALEEDARALEDETKAVGLQMKFVESIGASVPEGISKEMLLREPNPAEWARVVEFIGRERGALAPKLREGRKKHRDLMKEIEAAKKTLERIVSESPRERKNVRVTLEAASKGPFLLELSYVTWGAGWEPLYDARAERAAGKVSLTYCAQVRQATGEDWTDVALELSTSRPSVSGRPPELAPWYIGFERPRAARMMALSAAAPVPLGEAAEKADAAAPAGVPVEARVATAEIGRRGEAVTFTVKRKETIRGDNSLHKTVIAEFPLVAEYGYLSVPKLAEFAFLTAEVKNETGFPLLAGAVQIFLGPEFVGSSSIEHVETGASFPLYLGIDEGIRVKRKLLAAETEKGLVRRRTGWRSFRYRIEVENLRDRTETVTVLDQMPVSNSPDIAVALASASPEPSKIAEWETPGSLAWRLEPAPKEKKTVEFEFTVQYPKEREIEGLD
- a CDS encoding aspartate kinase; translated protein: MIVMKFGGTSVGGPEAMRRVRRIVADRLALDPVVVVSAVGGVTNLLLENARRSRERSREGIRLLEEFRRVHDRIIGELGLPAGLVAKEYTQLAEVLHGVYYLGELTPRTLDYVASFGERVSAKIMSALFEAGGIPSRPYTGAEAGIVTNDEHGNASPLPSTYGIVRRRLKRARKLPVVTGFIARNRRGEITTLGRGGSDFTAAIIGRGVGAREIQIWTDVAGMMTADPRVVKTARTIPRLGFDEAAELAYFGAKVLHPRTIEPAVEKEIPVRILYTFAPDAPGTLVVRKAPRSRGAIRAIACKKRNTLFTLRSTRMLAAHGYLARIFEVFKHYAVSVDLIATSEVSVSVTVDAGAAPKLKGIIGELGRICTARVFENRAIVCLVGEGIGETPRIAGKIFSGVGRAGVNVEMISQASSARNISFLVKDEDADKTVRLLHRSFLEKGARG